In the genome of Planctomyces sp. SH-PL62, the window AGCCAGTGATCGACGAGACGCCCGAGGAATGGGTCGAACGCCTGTTCGAGTTCGAGTTCTGCCCGGAGTGCGGGGGCGATGCGGAGGACCACGAGGTCTGCCTGGTTCCTGGCATCGGCGACTACTTCGCCCGCTGCCTGCCGGGGCGGGAGTCGCCGGACCACGGCGGACACGCCGCTCCTCTCAAGGGGCCTGCCGACATGGGAATCGACACCGCCGGAATGGGCATGACCAACCCTCACCCCGGTGGAGAACGCCCGATGAAGATCACGGCCTCGTGCAAGCTCGGCGACCACGACATCAAGGACATCCCCGTGCTGAACCCCGGCGGCTGGTTCGGCAAAGCCTGGCTCCTCGAAATCGGCGGCAGCTACACGCCGTTGTTCCTGGTCGTCGAGGCCGACACGATCTCCGACGCCATCAACGAGTTGAGCGACGACCCGACATTCGGGCCGCAGATCCACGTGCCGGACGAAGACCTCGGCGACTATCCCGAGGACGATCGCCGGTACGACGGCAGCGGCAGGGTGATCGACCTGGACTGGGTGGCGATCCATGGGCGGGAGGGCTCGGACCTGCCGTACTCGGTCGAGTACCACGTGGGGGACGAGCCCGTGGCCTTCGACCCCCGACGCTTCGCCGCCTGGCAGTTCAACTGACTCCAGGCGAGGACGCATAGCGACACCACCGGGGGGGCGTTGACCGACAACGTCCCCTTCGGAGGCCCGCCATGAGCGACCTGATCGACCGCATCCGTGAGGTCCGCAACTCCGTCCGACCCCGCCCGACCTTTACGTTGGAGATGGGCCGGGGTGAGACCTACCGCCACTCCAAACCCGTGCTCTACGCCCACTCGATCTACGGGCGAGGCTCGGTCCTCTCCGGGCGGCCCCGGCGGCTGTTCGTCGAAGAATGGGAGACCTGGGACGAGGCCCGAGCCGCCCTGGCCGAGGTCCGCAAGGCCGACCGCTGCTTCCGCTTCGACGACCTCGGCGAGGGCGGCTCCACGCACGTCCCGTCCGCCGTCCCGACCCGCCACCTGCCCGACGACGAGGGCTGACACCACCGGAGGGCTCGCCGGGGCCGCACGTCCCGGCGAGCCGATGTCGCCGTGCAAAAGTTGGAACCCATCGAGGCCATGCCATGAGCGAATCCCGCATCGATCCCGCCCGCAGGACCACGACCCGACGCCCCCGAGCCAGGGAGCGGAGACGCCGACGCCGCAGGAGGTCGAGGCGCTGACGACCGACACCGAAGGGCATGATGAAGACATCACCCGATACACGAGAGGATCATCGAGATGGCGTTCACCGCCGAGACCGGCGACCACAAGGTCACCCGCAGCGACATCTTCCTGGTCGATCCCAGGGCGTTGGTCGTGGACTGGACGAAGAACCTCAGCCGCAACGGCGAGGAGCCGCCCGTCGACGAGGCCCTGATCGAGCTGGCCCGAGACATGGCTCCGAAAAAAGGGCGGAGCGATTCCGAGGAGGGCTCCTCGGGGCAGCTCAATCCGATCCTCGTCCGCCCCCTGCCCGACCGCCGCCTGGAGGTCGTCGGAGGATTCCGACGCATGCGGGCGGCCTTGTGGCTGATCGAAAGCGGGGAGTGCCCCGACTTCCGAGTGAAGTACATCGTCTCCCGGCTGTCGGACGCCGAGGCGGCTTTGGTCAACCTGTCGGAGAACCTCCAACGGGAAGATCCTCGCCCGGTCCAGCTGGCCCATGCGATCCGCAGCCTGACCGAAGACTACGGCTTGACCATGAAGCAGGTCGCCGGGCGGCTCAAGCGGTCCGAGGCGTGGTGCAGAAACCTCGTGAACCTCGTCGTGCTGCCCACGGCGATCCAGGAGAGCGTGGCCGCCGGGCGGACGCCCGTCTCGGCCGCCTTGGAGCTGACGAAGCTGCCCGGCGACCAGCGGATCAAGGTCTTCGAGACGCTCGCCGGGGGCGGCGGGAAGATCACCGCCGCCGGGGTCAAGGCGAAGCGTCGAGAGGCCCACGAGGCGACCGGCGACGGCGGCCCGGTGCCCCGCACCCTGAAGCGCTTCCGGGTGTTCCTGGAGGGCAAGACCGGCCCCGCCGATCCGGGCCGCCGACTCGCCGCCGGCCTGCTCGACTATCTGGCGGGGACGATCTCGGAGGAAGCGATGGAGAAGACCTGGGACCGGGCGTTCGACCCCGCCGGGTCTCGCAACGTGGGCTGACACCGCCGGTCCTCCCGTCGAGACCACCAACCCTTCGACGGGAGGACCGCCATGAAGACCCACGCCCTGCCACCGACTCCGACCAGCCTCACCTTTCTTCAAGACCTCGACGACATCCTGGGCGGGACGACGTTCGGGACGCCCGTCGAACGAGGCCGTCGCACTGCATTTCGCCCCACGGCCGCCCGCCCCTGCGACGGCTGCGGCGATCCCGCCCCCGCCGTGGACCTCTGGGCCGAGCACCCCGAAACGGGCGAGCAGCTCTGGCTCTGCCTCGCCTGCGGCGACTGACGCACACCGCCCCGCCCCGAGTCGGTCGCTCCGCCGGCTCGGGGCAACACCAACGGACGGGCCGTCGGCGAAACCAACTCACGAACGGAGAGTAGACATGACGCAGACGACCACGGCGGCGAAGTTCCACCCCGGCAGGATCGTCGCCACGCCCGGAGCCCTGGAGGCGATCCGGGCCAGCGGCCAGAGCCCCGAGACCTTCCTCGCCGCCCATCTGGACGGCTACTGGGGCGGCGACCTCTGCGACGAGGACAGGCTACTCAACGACGAGGCGTTGAGCGACGGCTCCCGCATCCTCTCCGCCTACCGGACGCTCCGGGGCGAGCGGCTCTGGGCGATCACCGAGGCCGTCGGCGACGACGGGCGGCGGGCTTCCACCTGCCTGCTGCTGCCCGAGGAATACTGACGACCCGTCCCATTTTCGTACTCGATCGAGGACCGACCATGGGTTTGACGGCACGAGAGCGGATTGCAGCGGGCGATCAGGCCACGGCCTTGCTTTTCCTCCTTCTGATCATGTTCCTGATGTTCGTCGGCTGCTGACGAGGCGGCGATGGCGGGGCCGTCGGGACGACCCGGCGGCCCCGTCGACACCGGCGTGCCGGTCGTGGAGGAGGTGGGGTCCACCCGACAGGTCGTCGGAGGAAGAAGACGGAGTGGAGTCGACGGCTGACACCGGGGGAGGTCGTGTTGCAAAACGTTCCGGCCATCAATTCCAAGGGAAAAGTGCAAAAGTCGGTCCCCCACCCCCGGCGGGTGGAGCAATACCGATGGGGTGTTTCATTATTTGTGCGAATCAACTCGACGATCTATCCCCGTACGCTCGAAACCCTTCCCTCAAAGTCGGAGTCCCGGAATACGCCGCCGACCGAAAAACGCCCATGGCGAGTGTTCGAGGCCATGAAGCTCGTCCGGGCCGTCGGCATACGTGTCTCCGCTCCTCGGGTGGGGGACGCCGCCATCACCGTCAGGCGGCCAGGAGCCGGATCGACTGCTCGAAGTCGGGGATCAGGCGGGTCAATTCTTCTGGGGAGAGACGCCAGGGCTTGACCTCGGCGGCCTTTACCGGCCTGATCTTCCGGTCGTCAGCGACAAAATTGAGTGACTGGATAGCGTGCCGGAGGGGGTCGCGGACGATGAAAGGCCGGGAGAAGGATATCGTCATGCTGGCATAATCTTTCATCTTGACTCCTTCGTCGAACGGCCCCGAACCTGGGGGGGGAGATTGAACTGTTCCTACTAAGGGTGCTCTCTCGCTTCCTCCCCTTACCCCCACGTCGATCGCCCCCGTTCCGCCCTTCGCCTCCTGCCGCTCAGCCTTCCTGCATCCTTCCCATCTGCTCCGATCCAGCATCTCCAGCAAGACGGGGCCGGCCTTCCACTTGCACGCCCGCCCTTTCCGCTTCTTCCCAGCCTCGTCGAATCTGGGGACGACGAAGGTGCTGTCCTGCCAATCGATCAGGCCCAGGTCGGACAGATAATCCCTTGTTTTCTTGAACCGATGGCAGTCGAAGGCGCGTTGGAGATCACTCGCCTGGTACAACCCCGTCCACAGGACCTTGAACCTTTTCACCGGGAGCGTGCCGTCCGCATTCATCCGGTCCGTGAAGAATTTCAGGAGGAGCAGGAAGGCGGCCACGTCCTCGGCGGTGACGACCGACCTGCCCGAGGTCTTCAATACGTGCGACTCCATCAGGGCGGCGGCGACCTTTCGGTAGTGGCCGTCCTCGGCGACTTGGGCGAGTTCGTCCTCGCTGATCAGTTTCCCGCCGATCGACCCCACTGCTTTCGACCTCGACTGCTGGGACTGGACCTTGGCGGTGATCTTCTCGACGGACGCCACGGCTGGCGTCAGCGAGCGGAGTGTGGTGGTCAGCTTCCTGATCCCGAACTCGTTCAGGACCGTCGTCCGCTTCCACTCGTCGAAGCGATCGACTTGACGGGGGATCTTCGCCAGGAGGCCCGCCGTGTAGTTCGAGATCCCGCCGTCGCCCCAGGTGATGACCGGCGGGAGGCCCTTGATCTCGCACATCTCGATGTCGAAGCCCTGGGCGAGCAGGTGGTCGTTCACGCTGCGTTCCAGGGCTTTGAGGCGTCTCTTGACGGGCTCAGCTTCGAGGTCGAACTTGTCGAGGATGAAGTAGCCGTGGCGGCCCCGTCCGTTGGTGCTGGGCTCGTGGTATAGGCCGGGGAAGAAGTTCACCTTGAGGTACTCGGCCGCCGAGGCAGCCCCCCGCTGCGAACCCGAGGCGTGGCAGTCGATGTCGATGTTGACGAGGGCGTAACGGCACTTCGTCGAGCCGTTGGAGGTGTAGTAGTAGGTCTTCCTGCCGCCCCAGTGGTCGTCCAGCTTCGGGTTCGACAGGCGCTCGATGCGATACCAGTCGCCGTTTCGGAAAGCCTCCACGATCTCGTCGTTGGTGTTGCAGTGGACCGGTTTGGTCACCGGCTCCATGCGGGGGCCGACGGTTCGGACCTTCACCCCGAAGTCGATGGGGGAGATCTGGCACCGCAGCCACGCCGTCGGCCTCGATTTGTTTCGCAGCGACTTCAGATCGACGGATTTCCGGCGCTTTCGACGTTCCTCGGCCTTGTTTCCGATTTCGGTTGCGTAGATATGAGTGGACAATTTGGATTCCTTCCGGGCCGGGGCGGTTCAGCAGATCGCCCCGGCCCCTCCTATTCTTCCCGCTGCCCGTAGGCCGCCATCAGCTCCCTCAGTACCTCTGATACGGACTTGTACCGATCCCGGCAACGCCGCTCGAAAGCGTCGAAGAGGGAGGGCTGCAAGACGAAGACGACCTGCTTGGTGAGCCGCTCGGCGTCGGAGTTCGATGTGCGTGCCATACATGTATTATAGTGCTATCAATCAGAATTCCAACGAACTGTCTCTTCTTCTCGCCAGATTCCCCGCATGAAAGCCTCGCCGCTACGCCTGGCCCGGCACCGGGCGGCTCATGAACTCCACTTTCAGCTCGAAACTCTCCCTGGTCTCTATAGGTCTCGGTGGTGTCCTGAAACCGAAACCGGCAGACTACCGAACCCTCGATCCGTCATTCATGGTTATTGCGTGCGGTATTGTATTATGCAATAATTCCCCCCGTCGCCACCGGCGATGAGACGATGCTGCTCCACCCACAACGAAGCGGGCGATAACAAGGAGGTCGAGATGCTCAACGAAGAGTGGGCCGTCATCCGACGGGATGCGGTCGAGATGTTCAATTCCCCCGTGGTGGAAGGGTTCAGGCGGAATTGCGTAAGGTACTTCGAGGGTGCCCTGGAGGGGAAGGGACCGTTCCGCCGCAGGCCGAACACATCGCTGAGGCTCATCTGCGATACGCCGGTCCCCACCAAACTGGTCGCCTACCCGTGCGGCACTGTCCGTCACGGCGAGTTCGTCCCACAGGTGGAAAAGCTCCATTGCGAGCTGTTGCAGGAGCGAACCAAGGTCGTTGACGGCATACAGGCGAGGAAGTTCACCAGGCGGTTGACCTTCACCCTCAAACCGGAGTGCGACTCGCTCGGCACCATCTACCCCAGCGCCATCGAGGACGCCCGAACCGCTCTCGGGGTGATGGCCGACTTCATCTCGGACGCCCGAGCCGTCTTCGCCCGGTCGCACGACTACTGCTGTTGCTGCGGTAAGGGTCTGAGGGACGAGTCGTCCAGGGCACGTGGGGTCGGCCCGGAGTGCGTGCGAGTCCTCAACTGGCTGGCTTTCGAGAAGACCGAGGGGAACGCCTTGGTGAACGCCGTCTGAGCCCGAACGAGTCGTCGGGGCCGCCCCCTGCGGCCCCGCCGCTCGTCTTACGAACCCCTCCCATGGTCTCCCGGTCGTCTATCACCCCGATACAACGTCACGGCTTTCGGTCTGAAGCGGCTGCATCCGTTCGACGGCCGCAATTAAGGCCGCATCCACGTCGCCCTCGTCGCCTGTGGCATGTGACGGACCGGCGACTTCGTGCGGCCTAGGTTCTGTCTGACGGCTCGCAAGGCGTTACGATAGCGGCTTCCCCGAGGAGGCCGCGATGACGCGACGCTACGAGCTGAAGGACGAGGAGTTCGCCCTGATCGCCGACCTGCTCCCTCCGGTCGGGAGGCCGGGCGGGCGGTGGAACGACCACCGCACGACGCTCGACGGCGTCCTCTGGATCCTCCATACGGGCGCCCAGTGGCGGGAGCTGCCGGAGCGATACGGAAAGTGGAAGAGCGTCTACGACCGATTCAACCGCTGGGCCCGCGACGGCACGATCGACCGCATCCTGGAGCGGCTGCATCTCGAGCTGGACGCCTCGGGGCGGATCGACTTCGACCTCTGGTGCATCGACGGGACGTCCATCCGGGCCGGCCGCGCGGCCGCCGGGGCCGGGGGGGAAAAGGGGGACGGCCGAGCCGGCCGACCACGCCCTCGGCCGCTCGCGCGGCGGCTTCGGGACGAAGCTGCACCTGGTCGTCGACTCCGGCGGCGTCCCGCTGTCGGCCGTCGTCACCGCGGGCCGGGCCCACGAGTCGAGGTCCCTGGAGCCGGCGCTCGAGGCGGTGCGGATCAAGCGGCCCGGCCGGGGCCGGCCGCGACGCCGGCCCCGCCGCCTGGCCGGCGACAAGGGGTATAGCTACAGACGCATCCGCCGCTACCTGCGACGGCGAGGGATCAAGGCGGTGATCCCGACCCGCAAGGACCAGCGGCGAAGCCCGACGTTCGACGCCGAGGCCTACCGCCGCCGCAACATCGTCGAGAGGTGCATCCTCTGGATGAAGGAGAACCGGCGGCTGGCGACGCGGTTCGAGAAGCTGGCGGTCAACTTCCTGGCCATGGTCAAGCTGGCCATGATCCGCCGTTGCTTTCGGCTCATCGAGCCGTCAGACAGAACCTAGTGGTCTACCGCAGTAGATTCTGTGGGTAGAGTCGGGAGAGTTTTCGTCGCGCGTCGGCGACGCGAAGGCCCCACACCAGCTTGACTCCGAGCCGATTCCGTTCCGCCTCCCATGCACCGACCTCTCTTGCCGCGGACTCCTTGTCCGACAGCCGGCGGGCGAGGCATTGCCGGCTCAAGACGCTCAACTCGCACTCCGCCATGTTCAGCCAGCTGGCGTGCTTCGGCGTGAAGTGGAAATCCAGACGACGGGCCAGCCGCCACGCCTCGTCCGGCGGGTAGGTGGCGAACAGCGACCCGAACGCGTGCGTGTTCAGGTTGTCCAGCACCACCCTGATCACCTCCGCCTCCGGATACATCTCGTCGCAGAGATGTTTCATCTGGGCGGCGAAGTCCGGGATCGTCCGCCGATCCGTCACCGTGACGCGCCGACGGCCGGCCAGGGGCTCGACGATCACGAACAGGTTGGCCGTGCCGTGCCGCGTGTACTCGTAGTCCTGCTTCGCCGGCGACCCGGGCGCCGGCGGGATCGGCTCGGCGACGTCGCCCCGCAGCTCCTTGCTCGCCTCGTCGAAGCAGACCACCGGGCGGGCCTCGTCGTACGGCTCGGCGTACAATTCCAGCACGTCCTCCATGCGGTGGATGAACTCGCCGTCTACGCCCTTGGGGAGGCACCACGACTTCTTCTGCCACGGCTTGAGGTCGCTTTTTTGAGGACCCGGAGGACGGTGTCCTCCGAGACGCTCTCGACCACCTGGAGTTCGACCAGGCGGTCGGCGATCATCCGGGCGGTCCAGACGGCCCGGCCCTCGGGGACCGGGCTGCACGCCGTGGCGACGACGATCGCCTCGGCCTTGCCGTCGAGGACCGGCCTGGCGCCGGGGCGGGGCTTGTCGCGGAGGGCGGCCTCGAAGCCGCCGGCGGCGTACCGGCGGCGGACGTTGGCCACCGTGCCGATCGAGACGCCGACCTCGTCGGCGATCTCCTCGTCGGTGTCGCCGGCGTCGGCTCGGAGCAGGATCCGAGCTCGGTATCGCTGGCGACGGGTCAGCGAGCCCGCCTCCCACTGCTCCAGGGCGGCTCGTTCGTCATCCGTCAGCTCTACGACGTGTCGCTTCGCCATGTCACTCCTCCTAGCAAGCCAGGATAGCGAAAAGGCTGCCAAGATTCACTGCGTTCGACCACTAGTCCGGCGAGCCGCAAAGGGGTCACGCCGAACCTCTTCGGACGCTCCGACGACTCGACGTTCCGGCTTGAATTGTGGAGGTGACGGCGGTCACCCGTCCCCCCGCCTGGGCGATCGACCGGCGGATTATGCGGCCCATCGAAAAGCGAGCCGATCGGACGAAGTTCCGTGGCACGCCGGCCGACGAGAGCGTCCGGCAGGCTCGCAGCGGCGTCCTGGCCGAGTCGAGAGACGACGGGTCACGCCACCTGCGAATCCCCCGGCGGCGAGCCGTGAATCGTCTCGGCAGGTCGAGGTATCGACGACTTCGTTCCGCTCACCATACTGCGACGCCGGCCGCACGGTTATCCTGGCGGAGGCCGATACCGGCCGGGGCGGACGCACCCGGACGCCCCCCGCAGTCGGCCCCGACGAATTCGACGAAGCCCAAACGGAGGGGATGATGCACGCCGTTAGGACGACCACGTTCGATGTCACGGATGTCGTGCGAGCGACCCGGCCCCTCGCCGAGGTCCCCTACAAGAAGGCCGTCGAGGCGTTGCTCACGAAGGGCCGACCCGATTGGGAAGACGACTGGGAGGACGACGAGGACGAATTCCCCGACGATCGTCCCGACCCGGGTCCGCCCCGCCCGGTGGAAGCCTGCTCCAGGTACGGCGGACGCCTGCTGGACAAGGTGGCGTTCCACCCGCTCGTCGCCGCCGCCCACCACGCCTTCATGGGCCACCGCCCGCTGCGACTGTCCCCGGACATGATCTGGCTGGCGATCTGCCAGGGTGCGGCGGACCACATCAACGCCCACGCAGAGGAGCTGCGGCCCCGACTGGTCCGGCGTCCGGGCCGGGCGACGATCTCCATGCGGAGGGACGACTTCCTCAAGGGCTCGCCCGAGAACCCATGGCCCGAGGTCTTCGCCGAGTTCTCGGATCAGATCCGCTCGCAGATCGGGCCGTCGATCGAGCGGTTCGTGCCCGACTTCTCGACCACCGGCCCGGCGGAGAAGGCGGCCTCGGAAATCGTGCTGCTGGAGGCGTTGCAGTCCTACTTCGCCTACGAACTGCACAGCTTCTGCGGCATCCCGGCGGTCACGCTGGAGGGCACGCCCGAGGACTGGGAGGCCGTCGCCGAGCGGGCCGGGGCGTTCGCCGACCTCGGCCTGGGGTGGTGGCTCGACCCGCTGGGGCCGGTGCTCGACCAGTTCGCCCGTGCGGCCCGAGGCGAGGTGGACCGGCCGTTCTGGCGGTCGCTCTACAAGCTGCACGACGAAAGCGGCGGCCCGAAGATCACCGGCTGGCTCCTGGCCCTTTTCCCCTATCTGAAGGACCGGGAGACGGGACGGGCCACGGTTCGGAACCCATGGCTGGCCGAGGAGGCGCAACGCATCGAGTTCGACGTGCTCGGAGAGGAGGACGAGGTGGCAGCCGAGCCGCAATACCTGCCGGACGGACCGACGATGGAGGAATTCCCCGGCGGGCTGTCGTCGGCCCCCCTACGCTGGGAGTGCCGGGATCGGGCGTTCGCCATGGAGTTCCTGGGTGGCTTCGTCGGCGTGGCCCAGGACGACGAGACCCTCTCCCTCCGCCCGGAGATCGGCTGGGCGGTCCGGGAGGCGTCCGAGACGGACCGCCCCGGATGACGGCATGGTTCCGCACGGGATCGCCGCCGTGACGGACCGCCGAGCGGCGAAGCCGCCCTGAGCGAAGCCCTCACCTCCGGCTTGGAGGGGCGACGTTTGATCCGACTTTCCGGCGTTCCGCCGATTCGAAACGTTCCGAGGGCGGCGGCCGCCCTCGGAGGACCCGAGGATCGAGCATGGTCCCGATCGTCTACTCCCCCCTCTACAACTTCACGGCGTTCGGCCTGGAGCGGCTCCACCCCTTCGACGGCCGCAAGTACCGCCGCATCCACGAGGCCCTCGTCGCCCGTGGCCTGCGGCGTCCCGGGGACTGCGTGCGGCCCCGCCCGATCACTCGGGCCGACCTCCTGAAGGTCCATGCCGAGGACTACCTGCGGTCGCTCCGGCGGCCCGACGTGCTGAGCGGCATCCTGGAGGTGCCGGTCGTCCGTCGGCTCCCCGCCTGGGCGATCGACTGGCGGATCTTGCGGCCGATGCGATACGCCACGGGCGGGGCGCTCCTGGCGTGCCGTCTGGCCCTGGAGCACGGGATCGCCGTCAACCTCGGCGGCGGCTTCCACCATGCCGCCTCGGACCGGGGCGGCGGGTTCTGCGTCTACGCCGACGTGCCCCTGGCCGTGAAAATCCTCCACGACGAGGGGAAGGTCGGTCGGGTGCTGGTCGTGGACCTGGACGCCCACCAGGGCGACGGCACCGCCGCCGTGTTCCAGGGCTGGGACTGGGCCTCGATCTACGACCTGTACGAGCGGGACATCTTCCCGTTCCCGAGGCAGTCGGAGGACTACCCCGTGCCGGTCGACGCCGGCCTGGCGGGCTCCGAATACTTATGGATCATCCGGGAGTCCCTGCCCGCCGTCCTCGACGAGGTCCGGCCGGATCTGGTCGTCTACAACGCCGGATCGGACCCGTAAGAGGGCGATCCGTTGGCCCACTACCGCCTGACGGGGGGTGACCTGGCCGAGCGTGACCTGCTGGTCGCCACGGAGGTCCGGGAGCGGGGCGTCCCGCTGGCGATGGTCCTCTCGGGCGGCTACTCGTCCGAGTCGTGGAAGATCCACGCCGACGCCATCGAGGGCATCCTGACGAGGTTCGACCGGCGTTGAGGGGGGCCTCATCTCCCGAAGAGGCCCTCCGTCCGCATTCCGAAGGAGAGATCTGGGGGCAGGGCTCGAACCTGCGTCCAGTCGGTCCAGACTCGACCGCTCTACCATCGAGCTACCCCGGACGTGGCTTCACGACCCCAGCGGGACCGGTGGCGTCTTCCCCGAAAAGCATCCCAGTCTGCGGAGAACCAGGGCAAGCCCCGGAGTCCCCAACTCGATCCCGTTGGGCCAGTTCGGGCGTCGGGCGGAAGGCGTGGACCGTGCGGCCGGGCTTCGGGCTGCTAAGTCGTTCAGCGCCGGGTTCACCCCGTGCCGGCGACATACCTCCTCGGTCAGACCCCTGGGGCGGTCCGAATCGCCCCGGATGATCCGACGGAGAATGAACCTGAGACTTCCTGAAAGCGGGCGTAAGTGAACTGCTGGACGTTCCCCTCCGGGGTGCGGTGCTCCTCGGGGCGGGCCTCCATCAGCCGGAACCCCTCGCCGAACTCACGAGCCAGGCCCTCCGGCCCGTACCGGACGACCGGCAGGCCGCTGCACCGGCTCGGCCCCGCCGGTCCGAAGGTGGCGATGATTACGTGGCCCCCCGGCTTCAGTGCCCGCCGCACGACCTCGACGTAAGCCCGCCGGTCGGCGGCGGCGGTCAGGAAGTGGAAGACCGCCCGGTCGTGCCACAGGTCGTAGGCCCACCACGGCAGCCCGGCCTGCGTCACATCGCCCTCGACCCAGGTCACGCCCCCCGCCCGTGCGCCGAGGCGGGCCTTCGCAAAGGCCAGGGCCTCCCCCGAAACATCCAGGACCGTGAGATCCCTGTACCCGCCGTGCACGAGGTCGTCCACGAGCGTCGAGGCACCGCCGCCCACGTCGATGATCCGGGCGTCAGGGGCGACCTCGGTGCGGGCGATCAGGTCGAGCGAGGTGCGGAGTTGAGGCTCGTACCAACTGACCCCGGTCGGGCCTTTCGCCTCATAGACCCGATCCCAGTGCGCTTTCGTGCCCATGACTTGCCCTCCGGTCCGGGGAGGCCGGTGCCGACCCTCACAGACGCCCTCGCAGCATGCCGTGCCAGTACAACGCCGGCAGGCCGTACTTCTTCAGCAGGTACATGCTCCTCCGCTCCCTCGACTGGTCGAACGGGAACGTCTCGGCAGGCGCTTTGTCGTAGTCGAACTCGGCGAGCACCAGCCTGCCATGGCCCGTGACCAGGGGGCAGGAGGTGTAGCCGTCGTAGCGGGCCACGGGCGGCTCGCCCCGCATCGCCGAGACCAGGTTCCCGACCACCACGGGGGCCTGCTTGCGGACCGCCGCCCCGGTCTTCGAGGTGGGCAGGTTGCTGGCGTCCCCCAGCCCGAAGACGTTGGGGTAGCGGGCATGTCTCAAGGTGTGCTTGTCCACGTCCACCCAGCCGGAGTCGTCGGCCAGGGGGCTGCGCTTGATGAA includes:
- a CDS encoding ParB/RepB/Spo0J family partition protein, giving the protein MAFTAETGDHKVTRSDIFLVDPRALVVDWTKNLSRNGEEPPVDEALIELARDMAPKKGRSDSEEGSSGQLNPILVRPLPDRRLEVVGGFRRMRAALWLIESGECPDFRVKYIVSRLSDAEAALVNLSENLQREDPRPVQLAHAIRSLTEDYGLTMKQVAGRLKRSEAWCRNLVNLVVLPTAIQESVAAGRTPVSAALELTKLPGDQRIKVFETLAGGGGKITAAGVKAKRREAHEATGDGGPVPRTLKRFRVFLEGKTGPADPGRRLAAGLLDYLAGTISEEAMEKTWDRAFDPAGSRNVG
- a CDS encoding DUF6011 domain-containing protein, which produces MLNEEWAVIRRDAVEMFNSPVVEGFRRNCVRYFEGALEGKGPFRRRPNTSLRLICDTPVPTKLVAYPCGTVRHGEFVPQVEKLHCELLQERTKVVDGIQARKFTRRLTFTLKPECDSLGTIYPSAIEDARTALGVMADFISDARAVFARSHDYCCCCGKGLRDESSRARGVGPECVRVLNWLAFEKTEGNALVNAV
- a CDS encoding IS5 family transposase (programmed frameshift), with translation MTRRYELKDEEFALIADLLPPVGRPGGRWNDHRTTLDGVLWILHTGAQWRELPERYGKWKSVYDRFNRWARDGTIDRILERLHLELDASGRIDFDLWCIDGTSIRAGRAAAGAGGKRGTAEPADHALGRSRGGFGTKLHLVVDSGGVPLSAVVTAGRAHESRSLEPALEAVRIKRPGRGRPRRRPRRLAGDKGYSYRRIRRYLRRRGIKAVIPTRKDQRRSPTFDAEAYRRRNIVERCILWMKENRRLATRFEKLAVNFLAMVKLAMIRRCFRLIEPSDRT
- a CDS encoding DUF4419 domain-containing protein, which translates into the protein MRATRPLAEVPYKKAVEALLTKGRPDWEDDWEDDEDEFPDDRPDPGPPRPVEACSRYGGRLLDKVAFHPLVAAAHHAFMGHRPLRLSPDMIWLAICQGAADHINAHAEELRPRLVRRPGRATISMRRDDFLKGSPENPWPEVFAEFSDQIRSQIGPSIERFVPDFSTTGPAEKAASEIVLLEALQSYFAYELHSFCGIPAVTLEGTPEDWEAVAERAGAFADLGLGWWLDPLGPVLDQFARAARGEVDRPFWRSLYKLHDESGGPKITGWLLALFPYLKDRETGRATVRNPWLAEEAQRIEFDVLGEEDEVAAEPQYLPDGPTMEEFPGGLSSAPLRWECRDRAFAMEFLGGFVGVAQDDETLSLRPEIGWAVREASETDRPG
- a CDS encoding histone deacetylase, which produces MVPIVYSPLYNFTAFGLERLHPFDGRKYRRIHEALVARGLRRPGDCVRPRPITRADLLKVHAEDYLRSLRRPDVLSGILEVPVVRRLPAWAIDWRILRPMRYATGGALLACRLALEHGIAVNLGGGFHHAASDRGGGFCVYADVPLAVKILHDEGKVGRVLVVDLDAHQGDGTAAVFQGWDWASIYDLYERDIFPFPRQSEDYPVPVDAGLAGSEYLWIIRESLPAVLDEVRPDLVVYNAGSDP
- a CDS encoding class I SAM-dependent methyltransferase yields the protein MGTKAHWDRVYEAKGPTGVSWYEPQLRTSLDLIARTEVAPDARIIDVGGGASTLVDDLVHGGYRDLTVLDVSGEALAFAKARLGARAGGVTWVEGDVTQAGLPWWAYDLWHDRAVFHFLTAAADRRAYVEVVRRALKPGGHVIIATFGPAGPSRCSGLPVVRYGPEGLAREFGEGFRLMEARPEEHRTPEGNVQQFTYARFQEVSGSFSVGSSGAIRTAPGV